The following coding sequences are from one Thermotoga sp. window:
- a CDS encoding LacI family DNA-binding transcriptional regulator, with protein MKKKYVTIRDIAERAGVSINTVSRALNDKPDISEETKKKILKIAKELGYVKNATASSLRSKRTNIVGVIIADSANPFYAE; from the coding sequence ATGAAGAAAAAGTACGTAACGATCAGAGACATAGCGGAAAGAGCGGGTGTTTCGATAAACACAGTTTCAAGAGCTCTGAATGATAAGCCAGATATCAGTGAAGAGACAAAGAAGAAAATACTAAAAATAGCGAAAGAACTCGGATACGTGAAGAATGCAACGGCTTCTTCTTTGAGGAGCAAACGTACGAACATTGTGGGTGTCATCATAGCAGACAGCGCCAATCCCTTTTACGCAGAG